GCGCGCGGGCGCCAATGCCCAGCGCGCCTCCTGCAACCCGAAGCTCGCCGACTCCGATGCGATCCGGATGTCGGTCGAGGTCATGAACTCGAGCGCGCCGGCGAAGCAGAAGCCGTTAATCGCCGCGATGATCGGTTTGCTGAGGGCATACTGATGCCGCAGCATCGCGCGGTCTCCCGTCTGCGGCTCGAGAAATTTGCGATCCCATTCGTCGTCGGGCGGACGCGCCCCGGTACCCAGCGGTGTCAGTCGGTTGAAGTCCGCGCCGATCGAGAACGACTTGTCGCCCGCGCCGGTCACGATCGCAACCCGCACCGCGTCGTCTCTTTCAACCTCATCCCACGCCGCGGCGAGCCGCACGATGGTCTCGGGGTCGAAGGCGTTGAGCTTTTCCGGGCGATTGAAGGTTATGATCGCGATGTGGCCATCGACTTGGTAGAGCAGTGATTCCATAAAATTTCTCGCTCAGGTCAGCACGTCCGCGTTTTTGAGCCGCTCAATTTCGGCCTCGTTCATGTTCAGCAGTTCGCGCAGTACGGATTCCGTGTCGGCGCCCAGCAGCGGCGCGGGACTGCGCACTTCGCATCGCGTGTCAGTCATCGTCCACGGGATTCCCGGATGAATCCGGCGCCCGACCTCCGGATGCGGCAGCTTTACGAGGAAGCCGCGCTCCTCCAGGTGCGGGTCGGCCGCGATGTCCGCGCTGCTCATGGCGGGAAACGCGGCGACGCCGCGACTCTGCAGCAACCGCGTTATCTCCCATCGATCGCGCGCGCTGGTCCACTCCGTAATGATCCGGTCCAGCGCCGCCTCATTGCGCTTGCGATCGGCAAGGGTCTTAAAGCGCGAGTCGTCGGCCAGCGCGGGCATCCCCATCGCTTCGCACAGCGCGCGCCACTCCGTTTCGCTGCCGACCGCGATACTGACCCACGCGTTTTCATCGCCAGCCGCCTTGTAACACTCATGCGGCGACATGATCGGATCGTGATTTCCGCTTCGCGGCGGCTGCAGGCCGTTGAAGACATACTCGAAAATCCCTTCAGGCAGCGTCGCGATGGTCGCTTCGAGTTGCGACAAATCGATGAACTGCCCCTCGCCGGTGCGCGCGCGATGGAACAGCGCGGCCATCACGGCGACCGTGCCGAGCAACCCGGCGGTCGGGTCGGCGAATGAGACCCCGACCTCGCTCGGACCCATCCCT
The DNA window shown above is from Candidatus Binataceae bacterium and carries:
- a CDS encoding enoyl-CoA hydratase-related protein → MESLLYQVDGHIAIITFNRPEKLNAFDPETIVRLAAAWDEVERDDAVRVAIVTGAGDKSFSIGADFNRLTPLGTGARPPDDEWDRKFLEPQTGDRAMLRHQYALSKPIIAAINGFCFAGALEFMTSTDIRIASESASFGLQEARWALAPARGALARLPRQIPHCRAMEMMLTGSRFTASEALAMGLVNYVVPPAQVMPKAREIAETIAANGPLAIRLIKSAVIRTAGRPLAEAYAIEDEIFAQVMRSEDAREGPRSFLEKRKPAYKGR
- a CDS encoding CoA transferase is translated as LPQRVVAKGSVREPSPLPLSGIRVLDLTWVWAGPYCTLQFAHMGAEVLRIESRKRLCPTRRVPPFADNIAGPNRCGYFNQYSQGKKSVTLNLTNPEGVRLALELAKHCDIVADNFSAGAMARMGLGYEALRAAKPDIIAISMSGCGQTGPWKNFLSYGPTAAAFAGFFALTGYEGMGPSEVGVSFADPTAGLLGTVAVMAALFHRARTGEGQFIDLSQLEATIATLPEGIFEYVFNGLQPPRSGNHDPIMSPHECYKAAGDENAWVSIAVGSETEWRALCEAMGMPALADDSRFKTLADRKRNEAALDRIITEWTSARDRWEITRLLQSRGVAAFPAMSSADIAADPHLEERGFLVKLPHPEVGRRIHPGIPWTMTDTRCEVRSPAPLLGADTESVLRELLNMNEAEIERLKNADVLT